From Calliphora vicina chromosome 3, idCalVici1.1, whole genome shotgun sequence:
GgggatttcatttcatttcacatCTTTTCATTTCTTATAGGTCTATTTCTGAAGGTTATCACAATAGATCCTATGGTTCCTAatcgaatttattcataatctACAGTATTATTTCTGCAGAAATAACACAGAATCGAACGATtcgattatatccatagatttgaACGATACtaacaacagaaaatcagttgatacagaaaaattatgatttaaacaacaaaccgacacaacaaaaaaattctgtAATTTTTGACTAAATCATAAATTCGTTTATAAgaactaaaacagtttttttaaagcAGAAAAATAACCATTTCTTGTTGGTCGACTTaatgcaaattaaaattttaattccttAAAGAATTTATTAAGATTCTTAACATTAAAAGATATTCCTATTTAGAGAAATTAGTAGCAATAATACTGTTTCAAActtgtttctataaaaaatcaggaaaattaGAAACCCTAGATGTTATCCACATTTTGCGTAAATTAATACAATGTACTATTTTATTAAGGATTTATCAATTATCTGGTTTGACGTTGGAACGTTATGATAGTTGTCTGATGTAGCCAAATCCAATATAAAATGTTTGCGACAAGCGCTTCTAGAGAAAACCCTTAAAAAAAGCCGGGCATGACTCTGATATAAAGTATAGATGCCAATTCGGAATGTAAAAAACCTATTTGTTTATCAGATCTCATATGAAAATACTATCCCTACCAGATCGTACAGTGTATTATTGATCTTCATGGCgagtatttttgtttaatagccAAACGACCTTTTCCTGGTATATTTCCCACTTTATCAGGTGATCAGATTGATTATACtcatcttaaaataaaaatattagtcattaccttttttacttttacactgaacaattttaaatcatttctagtttttttctaagaaaaatatgacaactaATATATATTCCATATAGGAGATTTATAAATCTAAAAGTAATTTCCTGAATACCTTCTTATATATTAtctcttaatttataataaatcaatattCAATTTATATGAGTCATATCAATATCACACCTACCTGTAACAATTTGTTCTTCgggttttttattttcattgcgtTTGAAAACAAAATCACCTAAAGCTCGCGATAATGCCAGATTACCATTGACACGATTAAATTCAACCCAACCGCCACCCTCATTGATACGTTTCGATTCAGCTTCATTATTTGGTTTATGATCCATCGATAAAGTCATTACCTCTCCATTAATACAAGCCACGGCACGTGAGTCACCAGCATTGGCACAATATAAACGATTATCTTTAATTAAAACTACAACAGCTGTGGATCCAGCCATTTGTTCGCCCCATGATTCATTATATAACATTTCATAATCGATATCTAAAAAGGCCTACAAAAAATGGTGcacaaaaaagtatttataaattaatatttactccaaatatacaaaacaattatGACTTGCCTGTTTTAAAGCCTCTTCAACATTTTCCTTATACTCAGgtctttttaaaatgaatttgtgTAAATGTTTGCCGGCATATTGAGCAACTGTGGCACCGCCATGACCATCATAGACGGCAAAAAACGAGGTGCCGGGATCATCGGGCAACGACAGTATATGTGTGTGAGAGTCTTCCATATTTATGCGCCATCCCTGCATACAACTTGAGCCCACTCTATATATTTCATTTTGACAATAAGCCGATTCCTTGGAGGTTACTGGTTCCGATAAAGTTTGACCCATGTTTCTGTGTTATTACAATATCTTTTCTTAGATTAttccttattattattatttctttttactCTAAAATTCGTTTGGCTTTAGTTGTGGactaaaaagaaagaaaaaaaacatttaaatttaacaataatataaattaaatattttattgcaaaagGTGGTGTTGGTGGTGCtaatcaattgatttttgttttttgttgcttcttttttttaaaataattttaaatcaaatttcttatcatcaaaacaaataatacaCCAAAAaggcaaaataataaatttaattatgaaaaaaaaacaacgctAAATGTTTGTATCTAGCTGCTTTTGAAATAATGATGATTGGTTACAAATCACTGAAACTGAttatttgcaaacaattttcaaaaacttatgtaCATACGCCGCAAcgaatcaatttaaaatttaaataaacaaacaaattccaaagaaaattaagaaaattttctagataaaaaacaaacaaaataaatttacaattttaataatatgtacAGAAAAGAAAAATCACAACACAATGATGACaaattgaaaatcaattaaaGACAATTTGTAACTAGTGAACTGAGTTATATACACTTTAGTTAACCCTTTATGAAAAACAAAGGCAAGAATGCACTGCATATCTATTTAAGTAAACGACCCTCAAGTCAGATATGATGAcacaaaaactatatttcttaatttcagttttaaaaaaacatgatCTCTGAAAAATTTCTGCAATTCATTACACAATTCCCTTCCCAAAATCAACTTCTTTAACTTTATTCAAGggattttatttgaatagaattcattcattgttgaattaattcaaagtatgaatgattaaatttttgttaattcaaatctaatacatacaaatatattttcttcatttagttttgtttttatttatttacaaaatgtattgaaaaaagttgtctaactaaagtctttttgtaatagatttttgtttacctaaaaatatttaaaatttttattttgaagtataatttggtgaagggtatataagattcggcatagccgaatatagctctattacttgtttttatttaaaacaaaaaagttaacatttttgtaggtCATCATGCTGGAATTTTCAAACTAGGGGCGTTTAAAATGAATCTGTATCTGATACAagtcatattattttttatgatatGAGTTGGAGCAAAGATTCGAATtagaattaatttctttttgaaTAATACaagttttcttcaattcaaatgcattacaaattagcaaaatcaaatttattgaatgattaaatttttcttcaattcaattgatattcggctatgccgaatcttatatacccttcaccaaattatacttcaaaataaaaattttaaatatttttaggtaaataaaatttattttttttccaaagttaatttttaattttttggaaaaattagtttttcgaattatttttgtaatttttattttttaaatttaaaaattttttttttttaaattttcaatttttttttttgctttttcaattttttttttaaatatttagcgaaaaaaaacttggtgaaaaaaatagcgttaaaaaatattttttccgattttgaccctttgtaggtccaacttactatggtcttatatacgtcattccaaaggcctttgaaatatttatcattagatatccatattgtctatattaatgacttagtaatccagaaatatgtaggtaaaaaaataggtaaaaaatcgaggttgtcctggttttttcctcatatctcgaccattttttgaccgattttctcgattttaaatagcaaccgagccggaagaattccggagatattgaagtctgaatcgtgtatgtaagttatttggggccttcggaaaattgatttcaacagacagacggacatggcttaatcgggtcggaaatgaaaaatgtagaaattacaaacggaatgacaaacttatatatacccttctcacgaaggtgaacagggaaatattttttggttgtgACATCAAAGATTATCAAATGATTTACTCAAAATTACCGAAATTTTCTGTTCTGTCTGAACGATTTTAGTTGcggtaacaaaaattaaatcctAATTCATCTACTGTCTACTGATTTTGTATTGCTACTATCTGTATATCTGTGCAGAAACTTTAAcaagaaaacttataaagaaattccggAAATTTTCtgggattttctaaaaaaatattttgaaaagtttccattgtattgccAACTGTCACTGTATATcgtatttaataacattttaaaacatcAAAGAATAAGTTCGGGCCAAACTCCGGTTGACGAAAGAATTCAGTTGTTTGGAGGGGTACTTTAGAAAGTGCCATCCACGACCCAGTTAGGAATTTTTGTCTCTATtgccaaaattgtaaaattcgtTCTTTATATAGGTACAAATATTCGGAACTAGAAAAGGTTTAACTTAGTGTTGCTAGTGCGtggattttatttatgtttatagaGTGTTTTTGTAGCAGGTGTTATTTATGATTCACAGATTTATGCTTAGTAATTTAAGATAATTTCCTCTGTAGTTTAATTGAAGGTCTTACTGCAAACATAAGATAAGCCACATCTTTTCTACGATGTTTGATTTGATTAATTTATACATAACTATGTTCACAGTAGCATCAAAAAACTATGGtatggaaataaaataaacaacattttacacTTGCAGATGAATTTAAAATCCTAAAGAACAAGTCAAAGTTCATTCTTAAAATTCATAATCttaagaagtaaaataaaataactcaaaatatttacagAACACTTCCGCTGTTAAGCACCCTGTAATTTTCACTATTCAAATTGCGTGTGTGCGCGCGCGatcttttttatttctttcttgaTTTCCCGTAATCACAACTAAATTCCTGTGCGTACgtcgttattttaaaaatagctataaaattatatatttttaaaaatgttggtgcaAATTTAACAAAGAATTGCATGCTGCTGCTGACTGTCTAACACTTAATCACATCTCTTCTACACAAGACAACACTACTCGTCGTACACTATACAAATATTACATTACAGAAGCAGACAAAAAGTCAACTACAAACACATTCCTATGATGAGATGATGCTGATATTTACGTTACGTTTTTTGTATACTTATTCGAAGTATAATAAAAAAGTGTGAacacacacaatttttttttttactttctttatttttatgtgagaatatgagaaaaaaatagaaataatgtgagtcattttattaatagaattacattatgttttaattagaaattaaactaaatcataagatatttttaaaaagctgcAGCAAACAAGTGAATTGGAATTTATAAAATGATCGGTACTAAGTAGAGAATTACTTTGTAATTTGGTTGCGTAATTTTTGACAGGTATTATTGACACGAAGCTGCAAACGCAGACATTGTGGCATCCTTTATTTGTGGGTGTGCAGTGATGTCAACAGataattgaaaattcaaaatacaaaggttaacaaaaaaaattaattttttcggaGAAATGTAATTAATGATTTAGGAATTTGTATTTGTcatcttcaattttatttaaacttttcatcgattttttataaattgaataCTTTAGCTTCAACTGCAACTGACAGCCATGCAATGCTGAAACAAATGTTACTCAATCCTTCCGTTAGCAACATACTATGTATGATTATCATACATTTTCGTACTTTACATActtcaaaaaagttaaaaataatccaaCTTTTGTACTTTGCATATATGTATGCATTTAACTGCAGCTGTCAGTCGCAATTGAAACGAAAGTATTGTATGTGTTTGGACCTTAAGCAGTTCATTGACAACTTCTCCTAAaatattagttgttaaaatcaTACAGCCTACAAAAAGtcgattattattttaaatttcgtaccataaaacaaatttcaaatataatttaaaatgttgttttattatttcaaaaaaagctttttgttttgaacttttatgtacattttgaattttttgaatattttttttatttacattcattaaaaaatattttcaattatgtatatttagaaaaagttttgaagctttttcgaataaaaacaaaagttctgttttaaaataaagtcgactttaaaaaaaattaactttaaaatttctttcatagttagggcCATGATTCAACAACATAAGGTAcacccagtagaaaataaattctcaattatacaattcttgtaacgtcaaacaaaagaaaatataaaaaaatatgaaaaaaataaaaataaaagtttgacgttatagggctaaatattgaaaactctccctagtgattctaccttctacaattattgtatcatggttaGGGcgatatatttttaatctagaGTCAACTTGGTTTTCAAAAAGTtactatttgtaaaaaatttctaaatttcgtCCAAGTTTTTAAGTTGTTTACTttccaaatatgtattaaacatgtaagagagctatattcggctgtgccgaatcttatatacccttcaccaaattaaacttcaaaatacaaattttaaatatttttaggttaacaaaatttattttttttccaaagttgttttttttttttaattttttgtaaattttttttttcgaattgttattttaatttttttttggtgaaaaaaattcatgttaaaatttttccgattttgacccattgtaggtccatcttacttaTGGTCTTacatatgtcgttgcaaaggtctttgaaatatctatccatattgtctatattaatgacttagtaatccagatatagttcaaaagtagttcaaaaatcgaggttgtcctggttttttcctcatatctcagccatttgtggaccgattttgctgattttaaataggaaccttttcgaaagcatgtctgacagaattattcaagatttggatcccgaagatatctggggtcttcagaaaatttatttcaacagacagacagacggacagacagatgtacatggcttaatcgactccgctatctgtaaggatccagaatatatatactttatagggtcggaaaattatattgcggaaatacaaacggaatgacaaacttatatatacccttctcacgaaggtgaagagtataaatATTGGgttatttttgaccaaaaaagcATTTGAGTATAATGTAGAAATTTGatgtattcatttaaaatctCTATTGTATGCGTccgtataaatattttcaaccatTTCTAGCAAAAGTAGTTGATTAATGAAGTAATTCCAGAATCATTCCAAGAAATTGTTCTGAAAacttgttaaaaacaaaatagttgGTATCATTGCTAAATCAAACTAGGCTATCAGTTAACACAAGCAAAACAGAACTGGTTCTGTTTATTACAAATACCAAGTTTACAAGTTTCAGAatacggtctactatttggtcatattgtcataatgtcctaatatattttgatagtttaaacaaatttttcttgtgtttcaaacaaaaaagttctaaactatgtttattggtttgtcataaaattatatattttttgtttaaaacgcaactattataatatatttggacattatgacaatatgactaatagcagacgacgtgaataccccaaatggATAATCTATGTACATACTTGGACCAATTTTGGACAGTGCGAAATAGTTAGGTATTATTATATTCGCGAAAGGATCATAGATTAAGTAGGCCACGGTTTAGGGTTCATAACATGAAATTGCCGGAAAATGATTGTCTGAAAATTACGGGAATTTCTGTATGTTTTCGTCATAAAGTTGCAGTATTATTTCTGCACAGTTGCAACCGATTCGTTGTGATTATTTGCAAGTCCAATGATTCGATTATATTATAATCgtttttttgaatgaaacacaggtttttggataaagaaattattttattttccaacatagcctcctttgagctctatgctcTTTGTACAACGTTTCtctaattttttattccttccaaaaaataaaatttgtagagGCATTTCTTTCTTCAGATTTAGAAACAAGAAATATTCACCCTTTTGTGCACCGGATTATTAGCAAACGCAGCAGCCATATTGCAGAAGACTTTATCATACCCAAGTggtcattcaaaattgaaaccactgagacATGTTTATGGCTTTCACAATCTCCTTTCTTACTTTAAATCTCcaatcggccaacaccatatagtgtttgatttttcaattgttttgggTGTAGAAACCTCAACTGGTCACCGAGAACCAAccaaattcagtaaaccactttttacaATAGAAATTGAATACAATACAATGGAGGAGAAAAACACTGTTGGGAAcgttttcccttttcccatttttatacccttcaccatcgtgagaagggtatattccgtttgtaatttctacattttccatttccgaccctataaagtatat
This genomic window contains:
- the LOC135955944 gene encoding probable protein phosphatase 2C T23F11.1 — translated: MGQTLSEPVTSKESAYCQNEIYRVGSSCMQGWRINMEDSHTHILSLPDDPGTSFFAVYDGHGGATVAQYAGKHLHKFILKRPEYKENVEEALKQAFLDIDYEMLYNESWGEQMAGSTAVVVLIKDNRLYCANAGDSRAVACINGEVMTLSMDHKPNNEAESKRINEGGGWVEFNRVNGNLALSRALGDFVFKRNENKKPEEQIVTAYPDVETRKINEDWEFLVLACDGIWDVMSNKEVIDFCRSRIGQGMYPEEICEELMTHCLAPDCQMGGLGGDNMTVVLVCFLHNKPYADLVQRCATSSMSANTNTSLPATQTSTSSSPEEEEIDLK